The stretch of DNA gCAAATTTCTTTATGCCATTGGTATGTTAAGTTATAATTTTCCAAAGAGACTTGAAGTTATAAGTCCACTGCTGTTTATTTGCATGATGCTAAACACCGTGAAATCTAAAatgcatacatatacagtgaTAATAATGCGCAATGATACAATATGGTATAGTGTGCCATAATATAATGCATGAGTAAAGACACAAGAAATAATTCAGCAAGTACAGAAAAAATAGCGCAATAAACAGCAAATATGTGATAGCAGAATTAAACAAccattgtatataatattatgtaatttgcCTTTGCTTCTTCTTTGGATAAAATGTAGTAACATATGTAGTAGGTAATATTATTGACTAAAAGTGGAAATAAACAGATAAATTGTAGCCTTCCATTATGGGCTCTAAAAAACCTACTAACTAGGGCGGACAGAACACGCAGGACCGGCCAAAAGGTCAAAGCTGGACACGAACTCTATTTGTCAACAGGTGATGACACTACTTCGGTGTTCAATCACACCTAAACAGCACAACAACTGCCAGCAAGAAAGCCTGCGAACGCAGCAAAAACAGCTATTCCTAATATCTAAAGACAATTAGCCGCTGCTTCTGTCAAATCAATTATTTTACTGTAGATAATGGCTATTATAAGGCGTACGATAACAAGTGTGCTAACCATAGTTCATTGCGAGTACAATTCTTACACAACGAGTACAATTCTTACACTCCCATCTAAATTTAGGATAAATTTGCAGAAGATTAAAAGAAGACAAAACACATATGAAGTTATTTGACTAAATGGAAGCTAAATGATATATTTGCACATGCACTACAAGCAAGCTAGCTCAATTACAAAAGGCTATAAGCATTAATCATGTTGGTTCTCAGCGCTCATTAGTTTAATAAGTTTCTGTACTGGTCTATCTAGTGTTATCCTCGGCCGATTTGGTTTTCCAGCGTTGTTCAGGTTTTTCGTTCCGAGCATTACTGTGGTTTTCCTGACTAGTCCATCTGGTCCTTGATGTGTAGCGATTACATTTCCTGTTTTCCATTGGTTTGGCGGTTCATTGTTGTCCACAATAATGACAGTGTCTCCCACCTTTATGTTCTGTTTGGGATTTTCCTACTTTGACCGACCTTCAATTTTGGTAAGGTATTGAGCCTTCTACATGGTCCAAAATTCTTCAGCTAGTTGCTGAGATTTCCTGTTCATTAGTCTGCCATAAATCTCCGCACTGCTAAATTCTCCAGGGGGAAGTGGAAAGTGTTGAGATTTCATGGTTAGCAAATGGTTAGCTGTAATGATGGCATCCGTGTCGCTCAATGAATCTGTGGAGATGGGTCTGCTGTTGACAGTTGCCATGATTTCATAAAAGGCTGTTCTCAGGCTCTCTGTTGTCATGCGCTTGCTGTATTTAGTTGACATTCCTTGCAAAATCGATTTTATGGTTCTTATCTGTTTTTCCGAGACCCCGCCTTGGTGGCTAGCTGTGGGAGTATTTGTTTCAAACTTTATTTTCTTGGTCATCAAGTAATCTTTTAGCTCCTTGCTTCTCATGTTGAGTAAGTCCTGCTCCATCTGGTTTTGTCCTCCAACAAAGTTGGTGCCTGCATCACTGAAGACAGTAGTGACCGGTCTTCGGACTGCTTGAAATCGTCTTAAGGCCTGTAGGAAGCTGTCCGTAGACAGGTTGTCGATGAGTTCAATATGAATGGCTCGAGTGTAGAGGCATGTGAAGATCACACCCCATCTCTTTAGCTCTGTTCTTCTGTCCTTGACAAAAAAGTGCCCAAATGTATCAATTCCTACGTGCGTAAATGGTGGGCTAGGCTCAGTTCTCTCCTTAGGCAGAAGACCCATCTGTTGTCCTTCAGGTTTAGCACGGTTAATTCTGCATCTCACGCAGCGGTGAACAATGCCCTTGGCGAGTGTGGACACCCCAGTTATCCAATATCCTGCTTGGCGCAAGGCGGTGATTGCTGAGTTGTGCCCTTGATGATGTGTTATCTGATGATAGTGAGTTACCAAAAGCTTAGTTAGTTGAGATTTGGATAGTATTATTGGGTTTCTTTCTCTGTAGCTCAGCGGTGAAGTTGTTCTGCTGGACATATGCAGCATGTTATTCTCATCTAGCTAAGGAACTAGTTTGCGAATTTTACTGTTTTTCTGTAATGTCTCTTTCTTCTCCAGCTGACTGATCTCTTTATCAAATGCCTGCTTTTGATCTAGTTTGATGATGTGGCTTTCTGCATGGCAGAGATCTTCCGCGGTTGGCGCAGGTCTTTTGAAGCTTTTGTTTTGTAACATAGCCTTAGCATTTGTAATAGCTCTGACCAGTCTGGTCCATGAGCTAAACTTCTTGATGATTTCATCTAAAGTGTCATTAGTTGCCGACTGCGTGAAAATAACTTGTTTGGGTTTCTTAACCCCCACACTGTTGATAAATCCTAATGTTGCCGTAGAGTCTGTCCAAAAGTATTGGGTGTCAACTGCCAAGTCTAGCTCACTTTCCAACTGACATTTTAATCTCGCAGCTTCAACGGCGGCCTGTTTCTAGCCTAGGTATAGTCATGGATTTGAGTGGAGCCACCCTTGATTTTGCCatgataagagccgtgtgtaatTGGTCGTTACGATCGACAAGGCGAAGGTAGGAGCAAGCGCTATATCCTTCTAATGATGCATCACAGAAGTGATGCAGCTCGGTGTACTTCTCATTCTTGAAGTTGGAAGCGAGTCCTGGTGTAAGACATCTTGGTATGGATATATCTTGAAGTTCATCTAGTTGACTTTTCCACTTGTTCCAATCATTAGCGATGTCTTCAGGAACATCGTCATCCCATTTCTCACTCTCCTTGCAGGCTCGCTGCATGATCATTTTTCCTTGTAAAAGAAAAAGAGCAAGTAGACTAAGTGGGTCATATATCTGTGACACCACAGATAAATTCCCCttcttatacagtcatacttcaacttactagcttaatgcgttccgagactgagctcgtatgtcaatttactcgtatgttggtgcaattcatttatatatagaacaattaaatatatattgattggtttctatactctaaaagaagcaaataaaacactcaaaacaagatattgtaacagaatgaacatgttggttattgtccttacgtactacatgctttcaaaaagcaacaaataaaaaataatgcaaggaaatgtcattaattaaatgtaaaattaaatacatacaatagcagttaacactcgcatttgccagggagagagatataagtTATTCTTCGTTACAACAGGTGACTTTggtaaatttggattttatcaaagtgttgaAAGACAAACTTACAAGCAAAccaaaaagcaaactttcattttcaactaaacgtaataaaaatttcttcggcgttcatagttggttcaaatttctcgctggttatcgagaaatttttccttttttccgctttcacgactagccggccgttttaagataaacctatctaaggacgtttgcctttgtcgcccttgcaacatgttgcgattaggacgaacacaggtgtcgccacaaatggttaacgcacgaccactagccaacttgtccgaatgtctattaaacagtttggatagatcagtgtcgtatagtttcacaaagtttatagtttttgaaactatacggctctgggatagatagcgccggcctttttaCATAGCATAGTTGCAGTTACGCTGTCGCCgaccaattgtttgtccaatgccatcagcggtcgtaaAGATCGCTGCACCATTtataaactatggttagtccttttgcgaactaaatgccctgaatgtaatccttctgtttgataattatgaatgcatttctgtcatattgccgagctagctgaatcacgcatacacatttcgcctatttttcaatatttttccgtttattatcgactgttatcatttgctttttctttgtaatatctttcattttactggcaaactttcggtctacgcacagtacttttaattcacataattctgctcagaaaatcgtgcacaaaaaaacatggtacaacagtataacctgagcagttgaaaaatacagagtgatgctgttctcataaaacacctctggcatacttggcaactgactcaagtgctcgtatctcaaacatggctcgtatgttagtgctaaaacttgcttgaaagctggctcgtatctcaagtttctcgtacgttggagcactcgtaagttgaagtattactgtatatatatatatatatatatatatatatatatatatatatataccacctcttctacatggatgacatcaagctgtacgctaacaaagaaagggacattgattcgctaatacaccccactcaggtatacagcaaggacatcggaatgaccttcgttattgagaaatgtggaaggctaattcttaagagaggtcattctatgctcacagatggcctaagaatgccaaatggtaccatcaaagatatagaagaagggtacaagtacttggggattatgcaaagcaacatcaaccacgaagccgaggtacgtcacaaagccattaccgaatacaagaaacgccttcggcaggtcttacggagccagctcaatgccaagaaccaaatcatggcaataaatacctatgcactgccagtaataagatatccagcaggcataataaagtggactgaggaagccatcaaagaaacagatattgcaactcgtaaactgctgaccatgcatggagcactccacccaaaatctgatactactagattgtatcttgataggaaagatggcggtaggggactcaaaagtgtacagcagacagtgaaagaggaggagcaaagcatcaaagcatatgcagcctccatggccatctcagataagttgctagctgaatttcaatcggctgctcttacaacggacctacgccctgatgatgaggaaattgactggcacacgaaacctcttcatggtgcttactaccaacaaatatctaaagttggcgatcttcatcagacatatatgtggctgaacaaaggaaacctaacggccaatacagagtcgctaatcatggcagcccaggagcaagtgctcccaacaaggcaactccaaacgaaaatctatcacactagagacgatcctagatgcagactgtgcaaagatgcgcctgagaccatccaacacatcatcggtggatgcaggcagctagcagggaacgcatacactgagcggcataatcatgtcgcaggtattgtgtatagaagtctatgtgatgaatatggccttaataaaccacaacactggtgggaagctcctggtgaGGTGC from Watersipora subatra chromosome 2, tzWatSuba1.1, whole genome shotgun sequence encodes:
- the LOC137387131 gene encoding uncharacterized protein, with the translated sequence MLHMSSRTTSPLSYRERNPIILSKSQLTKLLVTHYHQITHHQGHNSAITALRQAGYWITGVSTLAKGIVHRCVRCRINRAKPEGQQMGLLPKERTEPSPPFTHVGIDTFGHFFVKDRRTELKRWGVIFTCLYTRAIHIELIDNLSTDSFLQALRRFQAVRRPVTTVFSDAGTNFVGGQNQMEQDLLNMRSKELKDYLMTKKIKFETNTPTASHQGGVSEKQIRTIKSILQGMSTKYSKRMTTESLRTAFYEIMATVNSRPISTDSLSDTDAIITANHLLTMKSQHFPLPPGEFSSAEIYGRLMNRKSQQLAEEFWTM